One Ranitomeya imitator isolate aRanImi1 chromosome 1, aRanImi1.pri, whole genome shotgun sequence DNA window includes the following coding sequences:
- the CDC37L1 gene encoding hsp90 co-chaperone Cdc37-like 1 isoform X1 gives MDYPCQPPYEGARSSMACTWSLAEAQQKLTSLALHNSESIDQEHAKAQAEVSELQRSEQEWKQKEAALPLGENWGMSSSDAFSQDVFNKSFINRAKSQEDKDESLSFIQKYEIKIRHFGMLSRWNDSQCFLSEYPDLVCEETARYLLLWCYHLQSEQKNALMEQVAHQTVVMQFIIEMAKSCNVDPRGCFRLFFQKAKAEEQGYFEAFKGELEAFKLRVRMHTESQQCSAAMGQNASFHSDFGNVITPCLGLPDIQQLDQVHLTEHIGEEDTKMMDVL, from the exons ATGGACTATCCCTGCCAGCCGCCGTACGAGGGTGCCCGGAGCTCCATGGCATGCACGTGGAGCTTGGCAGAGGCTCAACAAAAGCTGACCAGTTTGGCACTTCATAATTCGGAGTCTATAGACCAAGAACATGCCAAGGCTCAGGCCGAGGTGTCCGAACTGCAGCGAAGCGAGCAAGAGTGGAAACAGAAAGAAGCCGCTCTACCACTGGGTGAGAACTGGGGAATGTCTTCTTCGGATGCCTTTAGTCAAGATGTTTTTAATAAG AGCTTTATCAATCGGGCTAAAAGCCAAGAAGATAAAGATGAATCATTGTCCTTTATACAGAAATATGAAATAAAAATTCGACATTTTG GAATGCTCAGCAGATGGAATGACAGCCAGTGTTTCCTGTCTGAATACCCCGACCTTGTCTGTGAAGAAACTGCTAGATATTTACTACTGTGGTGTTACCATCTTCAAAGTGAGCAG AAGAACGCACTGATGGAACAAGTAGCTCATCAAACAGTTGTCATGCAGTTCATCATTGAGATGGCAAAGAGTTGTAATGTGGATCCTAGAGGATGTTTTCGGTTATTTTTCCAAAAGGCCAAA GCAGAGGAACAAGGGTATTTTGAAGCTTTTAAAGGTGAACTTGAAGCATTTAAATTAAGAGTTCGAATGCACACAGAATCTCAGCAATGTTCTGCGGCAATGGGACAGAATGCATCTTTTCACTCAGACTTTGGAAATGTGATAACACCGTGTTTAGGCCTGCCG GATATACAACAGTTGGATCAAGTCCACCTTACAGAGCATATAGGGGAAGAGGACACCAAGATGATGGATGTGCTATAA
- the CDC37L1 gene encoding hsp90 co-chaperone Cdc37-like 1 isoform X2 gives MPRLRPRCPNCSEASKSGNRKKPLYHWSFINRAKSQEDKDESLSFIQKYEIKIRHFGMLSRWNDSQCFLSEYPDLVCEETARYLLLWCYHLQSEQKNALMEQVAHQTVVMQFIIEMAKSCNVDPRGCFRLFFQKAKAEEQGYFEAFKGELEAFKLRVRMHTESQQCSAAMGQNASFHSDFGNVITPCLGLPDIQQLDQVHLTEHIGEEDTKMMDVL, from the exons ATGCCAAGGCTCAGGCCGAGGTGTCCGAACTGCAGCGAAGCGAGCAAGAGTGGAAACAGAAAGAAGCCGCTCTACCACTGG AGCTTTATCAATCGGGCTAAAAGCCAAGAAGATAAAGATGAATCATTGTCCTTTATACAGAAATATGAAATAAAAATTCGACATTTTG GAATGCTCAGCAGATGGAATGACAGCCAGTGTTTCCTGTCTGAATACCCCGACCTTGTCTGTGAAGAAACTGCTAGATATTTACTACTGTGGTGTTACCATCTTCAAAGTGAGCAG AAGAACGCACTGATGGAACAAGTAGCTCATCAAACAGTTGTCATGCAGTTCATCATTGAGATGGCAAAGAGTTGTAATGTGGATCCTAGAGGATGTTTTCGGTTATTTTTCCAAAAGGCCAAA GCAGAGGAACAAGGGTATTTTGAAGCTTTTAAAGGTGAACTTGAAGCATTTAAATTAAGAGTTCGAATGCACACAGAATCTCAGCAATGTTCTGCGGCAATGGGACAGAATGCATCTTTTCACTCAGACTTTGGAAATGTGATAACACCGTGTTTAGGCCTGCCG GATATACAACAGTTGGATCAAGTCCACCTTACAGAGCATATAGGGGAAGAGGACACCAAGATGATGGATGTGCTATAA